In the genome of Bradyrhizobium sp. CIAT3101, one region contains:
- a CDS encoding autotransporter domain-containing protein gives MRTGKDCFKATRRLRAALLTSSALALAWTLPATPARAQDATWLASPGTSKYDRGTNWSSGTVPSGTAFFGASSTTGLSIPSNDGANTTDVGGWTFNAGAGNYSFANGQILNFNGAGIVINGGSATINAIDGSINFLNASSAGGATINNDNATSAVNFYNTSTAGTSTITTYGSVNFYDASTAGNAHITVNYNGDDGGWLFFNNTSSAGSATITNNMHLSFKDSSTAGSATITNNGGMNFSGASTAGDATIINNTNSHLSFSGTSTAGNAAIINTAGTVDFSASTGPAGDGKLSAGSIAGAGNFFLGARELTVGGNNQSTEVSGVISDCGTSPTCSAAGATGGSLVKTGTGTLTLSGANTYTGGTTINGGTLQLGSASGVGAIVGTVNVGASGRFSVVNADTSGITGISNDGTTIFQNANSAGSASIANTGTVNFYDRSTADSASITNNNILAFNNSSTAGSAGITNNGLTTFRDTGTAGSATITNSGSLIFYGTSTAGSAAITNNTYGQIGFYDSSTAGNASITGGDRTIIGFYNSSTAGSATISLNGYAGSLSFHGTSTAGSATITLASTNSALFYDTSTAGSATINNGGQFYFYGSSTAGHAGITNTNSIDFNQTSTAGNAAIANNGVLTFSASSTAASATITNNFAMFFYGASTASSATINNAYNLSFDGTSTAGNAVITNNGNGLFGSVGNTYFAGNATAGNAQLINNDPNAVFDFSGSSGPNGDNKLSAGSIAGNGTFYLGANALTVGGNNLSTTVSGVIVDGGNFGGVGGSLVKIGTGTLTLTGANTYTGGTTFAGGTVSVASDANLGDLAGGLTFNGGTLQISGTTFNTTARSINLGAGGGTFDIADATNNFVLSQDLSGGRLTKSGAGTLTLTGAETFSGATVSAGTLVFSGNATAGNAVITNSGNVLFDGNSTPGNAQLSNATSSAVFDLSMSTGPNGDNKLTAGSLAGSGTFELGGKQLTIGSDNLSANVTGVLADGGSGGGTGASLVKVGTGRQTLSGVNTYTGATTIDGGTLAVNGDITASSGVTVNSGGALGGTGIVGNTMIASGGALAPGNSIGTLTVSGNLTFTAGSFYQIEASPTAADRTNVTGTATLTGAIVQAIALAGSFRAQTYTILNATGGFGGTQFAGITSSSFSPGARNPHLTYDANNVYLVLDPGTIVLPAGTGANQSSVAGAINKAVEGGATPPAGFDALLNMGNPQLNHALGQVSGQPGAASTQGAFSAAQQFVNMLDPLGGGTDGERGAAGDGGTLGYAATSPRDARVREAYAAVTPREASADVIDRRWGVWASGYGGASTLNGNAASGSSTTTSRIYGTVVGADYRVSPNTLLGLALGGAGYNFSLSDNLGSGRADLFQAGLYARHSFGPAYISAAFAYGWQDVTTDRTVTVSGTDKLTANFKASTFSGRLETGRRFAPIPASSFGVTPYAAVQATTFHLPGYGETALVGSNQFALSYTSQDTTNVRTELGARTDQRILVNDGVLTLRGRLAWAHDTNTNRLVSAVFQTLPGAAFTVSGAQPAADSALVGGRAEMKWRNGLSLAGMVEGEFSQSTQTYTGKGMVRYEW, from the coding sequence GTGAGGACGGGGAAAGATTGTTTCAAAGCGACCCGCCGCCTGCGGGCCGCGCTGCTGACATCGTCGGCGCTGGCCTTGGCGTGGACGCTGCCGGCCACCCCTGCCCGCGCGCAGGATGCGACCTGGCTCGCCTCGCCCGGCACCAGCAAATATGACCGCGGCACCAACTGGAGCTCCGGCACGGTGCCATCGGGCACCGCCTTCTTCGGCGCGTCGAGCACCACCGGCCTCTCGATTCCATCCAATGACGGAGCCAACACGACGGACGTCGGCGGCTGGACGTTCAACGCCGGGGCGGGAAACTACAGCTTCGCCAACGGCCAGATCCTGAATTTCAACGGCGCCGGCATCGTCATCAATGGCGGCAGCGCCACCATCAACGCCATCGACGGAAGCATTAATTTCCTCAACGCCAGCTCGGCCGGCGGCGCCACCATCAACAACGACAATGCCACCAGCGCGGTGAATTTCTATAACACCAGCACGGCGGGCACCTCGACCATCACGACCTACGGCAGCGTGAATTTCTACGACGCCAGCACGGCTGGCAACGCCCACATCACCGTCAATTACAATGGCGATGATGGAGGGTGGCTGTTCTTCAACAACACGAGCTCGGCGGGCAGCGCCACCATCACCAACAACATGCACCTGTCCTTCAAGGACAGCAGTACAGCGGGCAGCGCGACCATCACCAACAACGGTGGCATGAATTTTTCCGGCGCCAGCACGGCTGGTGACGCGACCATCATCAACAATACGAACAGCCATCTGAGTTTCTCCGGCACCAGCACGGCCGGCAACGCTGCCATCATCAACACTGCCGGCACCGTCGATTTTTCCGCATCCACGGGCCCTGCCGGGGACGGCAAGCTCAGCGCCGGCTCGATTGCGGGCGCGGGCAATTTCTTTCTGGGCGCACGCGAGCTCACTGTCGGCGGCAACAATCAGAGCACCGAAGTGAGCGGCGTGATCAGCGACTGCGGCACGAGCCCGACCTGCTCCGCGGCGGGCGCGACCGGCGGTTCACTGGTGAAGACCGGCACCGGCACGCTGACGCTGTCGGGAGCGAACACCTATACCGGCGGCACCACGATCAATGGCGGCACGTTACAGCTCGGCAGTGCCAGCGGCGTCGGCGCCATTGTGGGGACCGTCAACGTTGGCGCCAGCGGCAGGTTTAGCGTCGTCAACGCAGACACCAGCGGCATCACTGGCATCTCCAACGACGGAACCACGATCTTCCAAAACGCAAACAGCGCTGGCTCGGCCAGCATCGCGAACACCGGCACCGTCAACTTCTACGACCGCAGCACGGCTGACAGTGCCAGCATCACCAACAACAACATCCTGGCCTTCAACAACTCGAGCACGGCGGGCAGCGCTGGCATCACCAACAACGGCCTTACGACTTTCCGCGACACCGGCACGGCCGGCAGCGCCACCATCACCAACAGCGGCAGCTTGATATTCTACGGCACGAGCACGGCGGGCAGTGCCGCCATCACCAACAACACCTATGGCCAGATCGGCTTCTACGACTCGAGCACGGCCGGAAACGCCAGCATCACCGGCGGCGACCGCACCATCATCGGCTTCTACAATTCGAGCACGGCTGGCAGCGCCACCATCAGCCTCAACGGCTATGCCGGCTCGTTGAGTTTCCACGGCACCAGCACGGCCGGCAGCGCCACCATCACCCTTGCAAGCACCAACAGCGCGTTATTCTACGACACCAGCACCGCTGGCAGCGCGACGATCAACAACGGCGGGCAGTTCTACTTCTACGGTTCGAGCACGGCCGGTCATGCTGGCATCACCAACACCAACTCAATCGATTTCAACCAAACCAGCACGGCGGGAAACGCAGCCATTGCCAACAACGGCGTGTTGACCTTCAGCGCCTCGAGTACCGCAGCAAGCGCAACCATCACCAATAATTTCGCGATGTTTTTTTATGGCGCCAGCACGGCGAGCAGCGCGACCATCAACAACGCCTATAATCTATCCTTCGATGGCACCAGCACGGCCGGCAATGCCGTCATCACCAACAACGGCAACGGGCTCTTCGGTTCCGTCGGAAACACTTATTTCGCGGGCAACGCGACCGCGGGCAATGCGCAGCTCATCAACAACGACCCGAACGCCGTGTTCGATTTTTCCGGCAGCTCCGGCCCGAACGGCGACAACAAGCTCAGCGCCGGCTCGATCGCCGGCAACGGCACCTTCTACCTCGGCGCCAATGCGCTGACAGTCGGCGGAAACAATCTGTCGACCACCGTCAGCGGCGTGATCGTGGACGGTGGCAACTTCGGCGGCGTCGGCGGCTCGCTGGTGAAGATCGGCACCGGCACGCTGACGCTAACGGGCGCCAACACCTATACCGGTGGCACCACCTTTGCCGGCGGAACGGTCAGCGTCGCCTCGGACGCCAATCTCGGCGACCTCGCGGGCGGCCTGACCTTCAACGGCGGCACCCTCCAAATATCAGGCACGACATTCAACACCACCGCACGCAGCATCAATCTGGGCGCCGGCGGCGGCACATTCGACATTGCGGACGCAACCAACAATTTCGTGCTCAGCCAGGATCTCAGCGGCGGCAGGCTGACCAAGTCCGGCGCCGGCACGCTGACCCTGACCGGCGCGGAAACTTTTTCCGGCGCCACGGTTTCCGCAGGCACGCTGGTGTTCAGCGGCAATGCCACGGCCGGCAACGCCGTCATCACCAACAGCGGCAATGTGCTGTTCGACGGCAATTCGACGCCCGGCAACGCGCAGCTCTCCAACGCCACATCCAGCGCCGTTTTCGACCTCTCGATGAGCACCGGCCCCAATGGCGACAACAAGCTCACCGCCGGCTCGCTCGCCGGAAGCGGTACGTTCGAGCTTGGCGGCAAGCAGTTGACGATTGGCAGCGACAATCTGTCGGCCAATGTCACCGGCGTGCTCGCTGACGGCGGATCGGGCGGCGGCACCGGCGCCTCACTGGTGAAGGTCGGTACGGGGCGGCAGACCCTGTCGGGCGTCAACACCTACACCGGCGCGACAACGATCGATGGCGGCACGCTGGCGGTGAACGGCGATATCACGGCGTCGAGCGGCGTCACCGTGAACAGCGGCGGCGCGCTCGGCGGCACCGGCATCGTCGGCAACACCATGATTGCAAGCGGCGGCGCGCTTGCGCCCGGCAACTCCATCGGCACGCTGACGGTGAGCGGCAATCTGACGTTCACGGCGGGCAGCTTCTACCAAATAGAGGCCTCGCCGACAGCCGCCGATCGCACCAATGTCACGGGGACGGCGACACTCACGGGCGCCATCGTGCAGGCGATCGCCTTGGCCGGCAGCTTCCGCGCGCAGACCTACACCATCCTGAACGCGACCGGCGGGTTCGGCGGCACGCAGTTCGCCGGGATCACCAGCAGCAGCTTCTCCCCCGGCGCGCGCAACCCGCACCTGACTTACGACGCCAACAACGTCTATCTCGTGCTCGATCCCGGCACGATCGTGCTGCCGGCGGGCACGGGCGCCAACCAGAGCAGCGTCGCTGGCGCCATCAACAAGGCGGTCGAGGGCGGCGCAACGCCGCCGGCCGGCTTCGACGCGCTGCTCAACATGGGCAACCCGCAGCTCAACCACGCGCTCGGCCAGGTCTCCGGCCAGCCCGGCGCGGCCAGCACGCAGGGCGCGTTCAGCGCGGCGCAGCAGTTCGTCAACATGCTCGATCCGCTTGGCGGCGGCACCGACGGCGAGCGCGGCGCGGCCGGTGACGGCGGGACGCTGGGCTACGCCGCCACCAGCCCGCGCGACGCCAGGGTGCGCGAGGCCTATGCCGCGGTGACGCCGCGCGAGGCGAGCGCAGATGTCATCGACCGCCGCTGGGGCGTGTGGGCCTCCGGCTATGGCGGCGCCAGCACGCTGAACGGCAACGCGGCATCAGGGTCGAGCACCACCACCAGCCGCATCTACGGCACCGTGGTCGGCGCCGATTATCGCGTCTCTCCAAACACGCTGCTCGGCCTCGCGCTCGGCGGCGCCGGCTACAATTTTTCGCTGTCCGACAACCTCGGCAGCGGCCGCGCCGATCTGTTCCAGGCCGGCCTCTATGCCCGCCACAGTTTCGGCCCGGCCTACATTTCCGCGGCCTTCGCCTATGGCTGGCAGGACGTCACCACCGATCGCACCGTGACGGTGTCAGGCACGGACAAGCTCACCGCGAACTTCAAGGCGAGCACCTTCTCAGGCCGCCTCGAAACCGGCAGGCGCTTCGCACCGATCCCCGCCTCCAGCTTTGGCGTCACGCCCTACGCGGCGGTGCAGGCGACAACCTTCCATCTCCCCGGCTACGGCGAGACCGCGCTCGTCGGCAGCAACCAGTTCGCACTGTCCTACACCTCGCAGGACACCACCAATGTCCGCACCGAACTCGGCGCCCGCACCGACCAGCGTATCCTGGTCAACGACGGCGTGCTCACGCTGCGCGGCCGGCTCGCCTGGGCGCACGACACCAACACCAACCGCCTCGTCAGCGCCGTCTTCCAGACGCTGCCCGGCGCCGCCTTCACGGTCAGCGGCGCGCAGCCGGCTGCGGACTCCGCATTGGTCGGCGGTCGCGCCGAGATGAAATGGCGCAATGGCCTGTCGCTCGCAGGCATGGTCGAGGGCGAGTTCTCGCAGAGCACGCAGACCTACACCGGCAAGGGCATGGTGCGTTATGAGTGGTAG
- a CDS encoding aminotransferase, whose protein sequence is MTTKSSSLNKVFADLPVTIFEAMSQAARDNNAINLGQGFPDDPGPEDIRRAAADASLNGYNQYPSMMGIPELRQAIATHYGHWHGLKLDPMSEVMVTSGGTEALTSAILSVVQPGDEVVCFQPVYDSYLPIIRQAGGIPRLVRLEPPHWRLNEDMLKSVFNSKTKAVLFNNPLNPSAVVYPREDLELLARYCQEFDVIAICDEVWEHVTFDEHKHIPLITIPGMRDRTIKVGSAGKIFSLTGWKIGFVCAAPPLLRVAAKVHQFLTFTTAPNLQAAVAYGLGKPDEYFLSMRKDLTRSRDRLTKGLESLGFPVLKSQGTYFLTVDLSPLGLNESDAEFCWRIVKDYKVAAIPVSAFYEQDPVTSVVRFCFAKKDQTLDTALERLSDAIRGRKR, encoded by the coding sequence ATGACGACCAAGAGCTCCTCGCTGAACAAGGTCTTCGCCGACCTTCCCGTCACCATCTTCGAGGCGATGTCGCAGGCCGCGCGCGACAACAACGCCATCAATCTCGGCCAGGGCTTCCCTGACGATCCCGGCCCCGAGGACATCCGCCGCGCCGCCGCCGACGCCTCGCTCAACGGCTACAACCAGTATCCGTCGATGATGGGCATCCCGGAGCTGCGCCAGGCGATCGCGACCCATTACGGCCACTGGCACGGCCTCAAGCTCGATCCGATGAGCGAGGTGATGGTGACCTCCGGCGGCACCGAGGCGCTGACCTCGGCGATCCTGTCGGTGGTGCAGCCCGGCGACGAGGTGGTCTGCTTCCAGCCGGTCTATGATTCCTACCTGCCGATCATCCGCCAGGCCGGCGGCATTCCGCGGCTCGTACGTCTTGAGCCTCCGCATTGGCGGCTGAATGAGGACATGCTGAAAAGCGTCTTCAATTCAAAGACCAAGGCGGTGCTGTTCAACAATCCTCTGAATCCGTCCGCGGTGGTCTATCCGCGCGAGGACCTTGAGCTGCTGGCGCGCTACTGCCAGGAGTTCGACGTCATCGCGATCTGCGACGAGGTCTGGGAGCACGTCACCTTCGACGAGCACAAGCACATCCCGCTGATCACCATCCCCGGCATGCGCGACCGCACCATCAAGGTCGGTTCGGCCGGCAAGATCTTCTCGCTGACCGGTTGGAAGATCGGCTTCGTCTGCGCCGCGCCGCCGCTGTTGCGCGTCGCGGCCAAGGTGCACCAGTTCCTGACCTTCACCACCGCGCCGAACCTGCAGGCCGCCGTTGCCTACGGCCTCGGCAAGCCGGACGAGTACTTCCTGTCGATGCGGAAGGATCTGACCCGGAGCAGGGACCGCCTGACCAAGGGGCTGGAGAGCCTCGGCTTCCCCGTGCTGAAGTCGCAGGGCACCTACTTCCTCACCGTCGACCTGTCGCCGCTCGGGCTCAACGAGAGCGATGCCGAGTTCTGCTGGCGCATCGTCAAGGACTACAAGGTCGCGGCGATCCCAGTCTCGGCGTTCTACGAGCAGGACCCGGTGACCTCGGTGGTGCGCTTCTGCTTCGCCAAGAAGGACCAGACGCTCGACACCGCGCTGGAGCGGCTGTCGGACGCGATCCGCGGACGCAAGAGGTAG
- a CDS encoding polyamine ABC transporter substrate-binding protein translates to MSPPAGAEERVVNFYNWSNYMAPDVLEAFTKETGIKVVYDTFDANETLETRLMAGKSGYDVVVPTAYFLQRQIKANIFQKLDKSKLPNLSHAWPMVTKNLSTYDPGNDFAANYMWGTTGIGYNVAKLKQILGPDAKIDSWDIVFKPENLAKFKDCGVHMLDSADDIFPAALNYLGLDPNSTKQADLEKAADVVAKVRPFVRKFHSSEYLSALATGEICFVVGWSGDIMQARARAAEAKSGVEIGYAIPKEGAQMFFDNLAIPADAKNVKEAYELINYLYRPDVAAKNSDFLSYANGNLASQKLVDPKILGDKNIYPDDATLAKLFVITARDPATQRIINRLWTKVKTGR, encoded by the coding sequence ATGTCGCCTCCCGCAGGGGCCGAGGAGCGCGTCGTCAACTTCTACAACTGGTCGAACTACATGGCGCCCGACGTCCTCGAGGCCTTCACCAAGGAGACCGGCATCAAGGTGGTCTACGACACCTTCGACGCCAACGAGACGCTGGAGACGCGCCTGATGGCCGGCAAGTCCGGCTATGACGTCGTGGTGCCCACGGCGTACTTCCTGCAGCGCCAGATCAAGGCGAACATCTTCCAGAAGCTCGACAAGTCGAAGCTGCCGAACCTTAGCCATGCCTGGCCGATGGTGACCAAGAATCTTTCGACCTACGATCCCGGCAACGACTTTGCCGCGAACTACATGTGGGGCACGACGGGCATCGGCTACAACGTCGCCAAGCTGAAGCAGATCCTCGGACCCGACGCGAAGATCGACAGCTGGGACATCGTCTTCAAGCCGGAGAACCTGGCAAAATTCAAAGACTGCGGCGTGCACATGCTCGACTCCGCCGACGACATCTTTCCGGCGGCGCTGAACTATCTCGGGCTCGATCCGAACTCGACCAAGCAGGCCGACCTCGAAAAGGCCGCCGATGTCGTCGCAAAGGTCCGACCGTTCGTACGAAAATTTCACTCCTCCGAATATCTGAGCGCGCTCGCGACCGGCGAGATCTGCTTCGTGGTCGGCTGGTCCGGCGACATCATGCAGGCCCGCGCGCGCGCGGCGGAAGCCAAAAGCGGCGTCGAGATCGGCTACGCGATCCCGAAGGAGGGCGCGCAGATGTTCTTCGACAATCTCGCGATCCCCGCGGATGCCAAGAACGTCAAGGAAGCCTACGAGCTGATCAACTATCTCTACCGCCCCGACGTCGCCGCCAAGAACTCGGACTTCCTGTCCTACGCCAACGGCAACCTCGCCAGCCAGAAGCTGGTCGATCCGAAGATCCTGGGTGACAAGAACATCTATCCGGACGACGCCACGCTCGCAAAACTGTTCGTCATCACCGCCCGCGATCCCGCCACCCAGCGGATCATCAACCGGCTCTGGACCAAGGTGAAGACCGGGCGCTAG
- the folB gene encoding dihydroneopterin aldolase has translation MLTSIKITGLQTYGYHGLFEEERKLGQKFSFDIFADLQEVRTHLSDDLDSSVRYDAVVDEAVQIAGSGKFQTLEALGETIAAGLLRRFDMMDSVTVAVAKSSPPIAHAINQVGVQVSLRRAELAGA, from the coding sequence ATGCTGACGTCGATCAAAATCACCGGACTTCAGACTTACGGCTATCACGGTCTGTTCGAGGAAGAGCGAAAGCTCGGACAAAAATTCAGTTTTGATATTTTTGCCGATCTGCAGGAGGTCCGGACCCACCTTAGCGACGATCTGGATTCGTCGGTGCGGTATGACGCCGTCGTCGACGAGGCCGTGCAGATTGCAGGGTCCGGCAAATTCCAGACCCTCGAAGCGCTCGGCGAGACGATCGCTGCAGGACTGCTGCGACGCTTCGACATGATGGACAGTGTGACGGTCGCCGTTGCGAAATCGTCGCCGCCGATTGCTCATGCGATCAACCAGGTCGGCGTCCAGGTCAGTCTTCGCCGCGCCGAGCTCGCCGGCGCCTGA
- a CDS encoding rhodanese-like domain-containing protein, whose protein sequence is MANQVQDLTPEEVSKGVAEGRYLLVDVREPNEVEAEAYPYGVVVPLSTFDPKAIPDPQGKEVVFACRSGKRSVTASLAAQEAGLPYNKHLAGGMLGWKAAGLPSKVGG, encoded by the coding sequence GTGGCAAATCAAGTACAGGATCTGACCCCCGAGGAAGTGTCCAAGGGTGTCGCGGAGGGCCGCTATCTGCTCGTCGACGTCCGTGAGCCGAACGAGGTCGAGGCCGAGGCCTACCCTTACGGCGTGGTCGTGCCGCTCTCGACCTTCGATCCCAAGGCGATCCCGGATCCGCAAGGCAAGGAGGTCGTGTTCGCCTGCCGTTCGGGCAAGCGCTCGGTGACCGCCTCGCTCGCGGCGCAAGAGGCGGGCCTGCCTTACAACAAGCATCTGGCCGGCGGCATGCTCGGCTGGAAGGCGGCGGGTCTTCCCAGCAAGGTCGGTGGCTAG
- a CDS encoding autotransporter domain-containing protein: MAALLATPALAQSITVPAGNTNTMSGPISGAGDIVLNGGGTLVLSGANTYTGGTIICGTTCGVAGGSSVLQIGVDTVGTPGAITSSAIGTGTLTFDGGTLQAGGNYTIANATQINATGATIDSNGYTLTYSGNIADAAGQSGSLLLKTTNGNVILSGTNTYSGGTTIVGVINFASGKVVVANGSAFGTGTVTLQNVWIQTSGTSDVTFANNFKIDQSTSGSLLDAKGKTLTISGNITDGTGAGKLIIADTSFNFSQVVFLGANTYTGGTTISLGNLVLGDATHTASITGQVTNNAYFYIRNADTSAITALANNGDTEFSGTTTAGTMTITNKGGVSFLNASSAGNATINNYFSNATNDNYTGSVTFGTFGGTDTSSAGNAKINNIHGYTAFNAATNAGTATIINTFSGNTVFNDQSSAAGATITNSDYGTTWFQFSSTAGNAVITNTSGGSTSFYNNATGGNAQFIADGTGYVDFSQSSGTNGDGRITAGSIAGSGFYYIGGGNTLVVGSNSLSTTVSGVIANLNPDPSCGCGAAGPANLEKTGSGTLTLSGANTYTGTTVVNGGMLQVDGSIASSSQTTVNAGGALSGTGTVGNTLIASGGILVAGNGTPGSRLTVAGNLAFQSGALYLVTVNTNAATSVNVSGTASLNGGVGVSVAPGSTVQKQYTIVSASGGRTGTFTSLAATGVPAGWAASLSYDATHAYLNFALDYGIRTDLNTNQKTIATTLQNFFDANGGINAAFVARSTGSLTQLSGQGATGSQQTTFGAMSQFMGLLTDPYTAGRDGGTGGASAVPFAEESASLADAARSGDARDALASMPRKAPGEPAFDQRWNVWAAAFGGSQSTSGNAVLGSNSTTSSLYGTAVGADYRFSPNTIAGFALAGGGTSFNVSGLGGGRSDLFQAGAFLRHNVGAAYITAVLAYGWQDVTTDRTVTAAGIDRLRAEFNANAWSGRIEGGYRFIAPWTSGVGLTPYAAGQVTRFDLPAYAESVVSGNNTFALAYAAKSVTDTRSELGLRTDKSFALPDGILTLRGRAAWAHDFNPDRSVAATFQTLPGASFVVGGARLAADSALTTASAEMKWLNGWSASTSFEGEFSSVTRSYAGKGVVRYAW, translated from the coding sequence ATGGCTGCATTGCTGGCCACGCCGGCCCTCGCTCAAAGCATCACCGTTCCGGCCGGCAACACCAACACGATGTCCGGGCCGATCAGCGGCGCCGGCGATATCGTGCTCAATGGCGGCGGCACGCTGGTGCTGTCCGGCGCCAATACCTACACCGGCGGCACTATAATCTGTGGCACCACCTGCGGGGTCGCCGGCGGCAGCAGCGTGCTGCAAATCGGCGTCGATACGGTGGGTACGCCTGGCGCAATCACCTCGTCGGCGATCGGCACGGGCACGCTGACCTTCGACGGCGGCACGCTGCAGGCCGGCGGCAACTACACCATCGCCAATGCCACGCAGATCAACGCGACCGGCGCCACGATCGATTCCAACGGATACACCCTCACCTATTCCGGCAACATCGCCGACGCGGCAGGACAATCGGGCAGCCTGCTGCTCAAGACCACCAACGGGAACGTGATCCTGTCCGGCACCAACACCTATTCCGGCGGCACCACAATAGTCGGCGTCATCAACTTTGCCAGCGGCAAGGTGGTGGTGGCCAACGGCAGCGCGTTCGGCACCGGTACGGTCACCTTGCAAAACGTCTGGATCCAGACCAGCGGCACAAGCGACGTGACCTTCGCCAACAATTTCAAAATCGATCAGTCCACCAGCGGCAGCCTCCTCGACGCCAAAGGCAAGACGTTGACGATCTCCGGCAACATCACCGACGGCACCGGCGCCGGCAAGCTGATAATCGCGGATACTTCGTTCAATTTCAGCCAAGTGGTGTTCCTCGGTGCCAACACCTACACAGGTGGCACCACAATCAGCCTCGGGAACCTGGTGCTTGGCGATGCCACCCACACCGCGTCCATCACCGGCCAGGTCACCAACAACGCCTACTTCTATATCCGCAACGCCGATACCTCGGCGATCACGGCTCTGGCCAATAACGGCGACACGGAGTTCTCCGGCACGACGACCGCGGGCACGATGACCATCACCAACAAGGGTGGTGTCTCCTTCCTTAACGCGAGCAGCGCCGGGAACGCCACGATCAACAACTATTTCAGCAACGCGACCAACGATAATTATACTGGCAGCGTGACCTTCGGCACGTTCGGGGGCACCGATACCAGCAGCGCCGGCAACGCCAAGATCAACAACATCCATGGATACACCGCGTTTAACGCGGCGACCAATGCCGGGACTGCCACCATCATCAACACCTTCAGTGGCAACACCGTGTTTAATGATCAGTCGTCGGCGGCCGGAGCGACGATCACGAACAGTGATTATGGCACGACCTGGTTTCAGTTCTCTTCGACTGCAGGCAACGCCGTCATCACCAACACTTCCGGCGGCTCGACAAGCTTCTACAACAATGCAACCGGCGGCAACGCGCAATTCATCGCCGACGGCACCGGCTATGTCGACTTCAGCCAGAGCAGCGGCACGAACGGCGACGGCCGGATCACGGCCGGCTCGATCGCCGGCTCCGGCTTCTACTACATCGGGGGCGGCAACACGCTAGTGGTCGGCAGCAACAGCCTCTCGACGACGGTCAGCGGCGTGATCGCCAATCTCAATCCCGACCCATCGTGCGGCTGCGGCGCGGCGGGTCCGGCCAATCTGGAGAAGACTGGCAGCGGCACGCTGACGCTGTCCGGCGCCAACACCTATACCGGCACCACCGTCGTGAACGGTGGCATGCTCCAGGTCGACGGCTCGATCGCATCCTCGAGCCAGACCACGGTGAACGCCGGCGGTGCACTCTCCGGCACAGGCACCGTCGGCAATACGTTGATCGCCAGCGGCGGCATCCTGGTCGCCGGCAACGGCACGCCGGGCTCACGGTTGACAGTCGCGGGCAATCTCGCCTTCCAGTCGGGCGCGTTGTATCTCGTGACGGTCAACACGAACGCGGCGACGTCGGTCAACGTCTCCGGCACGGCATCGCTCAACGGCGGCGTCGGTGTGAGTGTGGCGCCCGGCAGCACGGTTCAAAAGCAATATACCATCGTATCGGCGAGCGGCGGCCGAACCGGGACATTCACCAGCCTCGCGGCAACAGGCGTACCGGCCGGTTGGGCTGCGAGCCTCAGCTATGATGCCACCCATGCCTATCTGAATTTCGCGCTCGACTATGGCATCCGGACCGACCTCAACACCAACCAGAAGACGATCGCGACCACGCTGCAAAACTTCTTCGACGCCAATGGCGGCATCAACGCCGCCTTTGTCGCGCGCTCCACAGGCAGCCTGACCCAACTCTCGGGCCAGGGCGCGACGGGATCGCAGCAGACCACGTTCGGCGCCATGAGCCAGTTCATGGGATTGCTGACCGATCCGTACACAGCCGGGCGCGATGGCGGCACCGGCGGCGCCAGCGCGGTGCCGTTCGCCGAGGAAAGCGCCTCGCTCGCAGACGCAGCGCGCAGCGGCGATGCGCGTGATGCCTTGGCCAGCATGCCGCGCAAGGCTCCCGGGGAGCCTGCCTTCGATCAGCGCTGGAACGTCTGGGCTGCGGCCTTTGGCGGCTCGCAGAGCACCAGCGGCAATGCCGTGCTGGGCTCGAACAGCACAACGAGCAGCCTCTACGGCACCGCTGTCGGCGCCGACTATCGCTTCTCGCCGAACACCATCGCCGGCTTCGCGCTCGCTGGCGGCGGCACCAGCTTCAACGTGAGCGGGCTCGGCGGGGGCCGCTCGGATCTGTTCCAGGCCGGCGCCTTCCTGCGCCACAATGTGGGCGCGGCCTACATCACCGCCGTGCTGGCCTATGGCTGGCAGGACGTCACCACCGATCGCACCGTGACGGCCGCTGGCATCGATCGCCTGCGCGCCGAGTTCAACGCCAATGCGTGGAGCGGCCGCATCGAGGGCGGTTATCGCTTCATCGCCCCCTGGACCAGTGGCGTTGGCCTCACGCCCTATGCCGCCGGCCAGGTCACGAGGTTCGACCTGCCCGCGTATGCAGAATCCGTCGTCTCCGGAAACAACACGTTCGCCCTCGCCTACGCGGCCAAGAGCGTGACCGACACGCGCAGTGAGCTTGGCTTGCGCACCGACAAATCCTTTGCCCTGCCGGACGGCATCCTCACGCTGCGCGGCCGCGCTGCCTGGGCGCACGATTTCAATCCCGATCGCAGCGTCGCCGCGACGTTCCAGACGTTGCCCGGCGCGAGCTTCGTCGTCGGCGGTGCACGACTGGCCGCAGATTCCGCCCTCACCACCGCCTCTGCGGAGATGAAATGGCTCAACGGCTGGTCGGCGTCGACAAGCTTCGAAGGCGAATTCTCCAGCGTGACGCGGTCGTACGCCGGCAAGGGCGTGGTGCGTTACGCGTGGTAG